The segment GTCAGATCGTCTCCATCGAGGCGGCCGAACATATCCAGCCTTATCACGGCGCTTTCTTCATGCGCGACTGGCGGCGTTATGAGCGCTATGCCGGCAGTTTCATGCTGGAAAAATGCTGCCACGACCTTGATCTCTATAATGGCGTCGTGGGTTCCCGACCGGAGCGGGTCGCAAGCTTCGGCGGCCGCAAGAGTTTCGTGCCCGCCAACGACCCAGCGCGTGAGGGGATCAACGACCTCGAAATGTTCCATCGCAAACCGAGCGGATGGATGGGTTCCAACCGTGTCTTCGACAGCGACGGCGATATCATCGACTACCAGGTGGCGATCATTGAATATGCCAACGGTGTCGGCATGAATTTTCACACCAATCTCAACGTGCCGGACCAATTTCGTCGCTTCGCGGTCATGGGCTCGCGCGGCATGGCCGAGGGTGATTTCATCCGCGGCTATCTCGACGTGCACGAGATGCTGACCGGCAAGAAGGTCATCGAAAACAAATATGCCGCAACCGAACTATCGCAGCACTATGGCGCCGACGAGCAGATGGCGGCCGATCTCATCGCCCATGTGAAGAGGGGCGCTGCCCTGCCGGTGTCGACACTCAATGCCTTGGAGGCTGGAATTCTCGCCTTGTCGATGGATGAGGCCCGCATGAAAAGGACCGTCGTCGATCTCAGGCCCATTTGGGATAGGTTCGACGAAGCACTCCAGTCTCGAGCCGCGTAGGGAGGGGCGCAAGATGGGTGTTCAACGCAGCACAGTCATCTTCGCCTGGATCCTGCTTCTTCCGGCCGTTCTCTACGTCGTCATTATCGTCGCCTATCCGCTGGTCGACACCGTCATTCTGTCTTTCACGGACGCCTCGCTGAAGAAGCTGACGAACTGGGTCGGCCTCGAAAATTATGCGAAGATTTTCAACGAGACATTTGCCTCGGTGATCGTCCGCACCTTCATCTGGACGTTCTTTTCCGTGTCGATCAAGATGATCATCGGCACCTTCGGGGCGCTGATGCTGAATTCGGCGGTTCCCGGCCGCTCGCTTTTTCGCGTGCTGACCATGCCGCCCTGGATCGTGCCGATGGCGATCGGCATCTTCATGTGGGGCTGGATGTATAACGGCCAGTTCGGCATGATTTCCGGCCTGCTGCAGCGCTTTGGTCTCGTCAATGGCCCGGTGGCCTTCTTGGCCTATGGCAGCACCGCCTTCTGGGCGACGATCGTAACGGACGTCTGGATCGGCGTGCCGATGGTGACGCTCTACATGCTGGCCGCGATGCAGTCGATTCCGCAGGATTTGTATGAGGCCGCCTGGACGGATGGTGCCGGACGGTCCTACCGCTTTCGCCGCATCACGCTGCCGCTCCTGGTGCCTTCCCTGGTCACCATGTCGATGCTGTCGCTGATTTCGACGTTCAACTCCTTCGACATCATCTGGATCCTGACCCGCGGCGGTCCGAACGGGGAAACGACGACGATGATCATCGACACCTATAAGACGGCGATCGGGTCCTACAAATATGGCGAAGGTGCCGCCCGCGCGGTGTTGATCTGCATCTTCCTGTCGCTCTTCTGCCTTGCCTATTTCCGCCTCACCAGCCGCTTTGCCACGGGGGACAAGCGATGAGCCATCCGTCGATGATCAATCGCTATCGGTGGTATGAGCTGGTCGGCATCTATGCCGGGATCCTGGTGTTCCTCACCTTCGTTCTGGCGCCCTTCATCGAGGGGTTCCTTGTCTCGCTTAAGCCTCTCAGTCAGCTTTTTTCCTCGCCCTACCGCTTCATTCCCGAAAATGGGTCGTTCGAAGCCTACCGGACGATGTGGACCAGCGTGCCGGGCTTTGGCTGGTATATCTTCAACTCGTTCCTGATTTCCGGCTCGATCACCATTATCGTTCTGATATTGGTGGTGCCCGCCGCCTATGCTTTCGCCCGTTTCGAGTTCAAGGGCTCCGGATTGCTGCTCGGCGCCTTTCTTGCCGTCAAGATGTTCTCCGGCGCGGTCCTGCTGATCCCGCTCTTCCGGCTCATGCGCTCCTTCGGCGTGCTTAATACCTATTTCGCCATGATCGTGCCGGGCGTGGCCTTCATCATCCCGACCGGAATCTGGCTGCTGCACACCTATATGAGGCGCATCCCGCGGGAGCTTGACGAGGCCGCCTATGTCGACGGCGCAAGCCAGCTCTATACGCTACGCCGCGTCATCCTGCCGATCGCGATGCCGGGTATCGTCGTGGTGGCGATTTCCTCCTTCATCGAAGCCTATGCGCAGCAGTTCATCTATGCGCTGACCTTCAATTCGAAGACCGAATACATGCCGCTGCCGGTTGGGTTGTTCGCTTATTTCGGCCGGCAAGAGGTTGTCTGGAACGAACTCATGGCTGCAAGCTTCGTCGGCATAGCGCCGGCGCTGGTCGTGATTTTCTTCCTGCAACGCTATCTCGTCAGCGGTCTGACCGCCGGCGCGGTGAAGCAATAAATCATTCAAAATCACCAGAGAACGGGAGCTTAAACGTGACAATCCATTTCAAAACAGGACTGTTAGCCTTTGCTTTGCTCGGCTCCACCGCGCTTGGCGCCGTGAATGCCCAAGCCGCCGACAAGGAAATTAGCTGGATCTATTGCGGCGACAGCATCGATCCGATCCATGTGAAATACATCAAGCAATGGGAAGACAAGAATCCGGGCTGGGCGGTCAAGCCGGAAGTCGTCGGCTGGGAACAGTGCCAGGACAAGGCGACGACGCTCGCTGCCGCCGGCACGCCGGTCGCCATGGCCTATGTCGGTTCGCGCACGCTCAAGCAGTTCGCCGAGAACGATCTCATCGTCCCCATCCCGATGACGGATGAGGAGAAGAAGAGCTACTATCCGAATATCGTCGATACCGTCACCTCCAACGGCCAGCAATGGGGTGTGCCGATCGCCTTCTCGACCAAGGCGCTCTATTGGAACAAGGACCTCTTCAAGAAGGCGGGTCTCGATCCGGAAAAGCCGCCGACAACCTGGGCCGAGGAAATCGCCGATGCCAAGGCCATCAAGGAAAAGACCGGTATTCCCGGCTATGGCTTGTCGGCCAAGACGTTCGACAACACCATGCACCAGTTCCTGCACTGGGTTTACACGAACAACGGCAAGGTGATCGACGGCGACAAGATCGTCCTCGATAGCCCGGAAGTGCTGGCCGCCCTTCAAGCCTATAAAGACATCACGCCTTATTCGGTCGAGGGACCGACTGCTTACGAACAGAACGAAGTGCGCGCCATCTTCCTGGATGGCAAGGTCGGCATGATCCAGGCGGGCTCGGGCGCTGCCTATCGCCTGAAGGAAACGAAGATCAACTGGGGCGTCGCGCCGCTGCCGCTCGGCCCTTCGGCCAAGGGTCCGGGCACGCTGCTCATCACCGATAGTCTTGCAGTTTTCAAGGGCACCGGCGTCGAGGACAAAGCCATCGAATTTGCCAAGTTCATCACCTCTCCGGGTCCCCAGGGTGAATACGAACTGCAGGGCGGCGCCGGTCTCACGCCTCTTCGTCCGTCTCCGATGGTCGACGAGTTCGAGAAGAAGGACCCCTTCTGGAAGCCGTTCATCGACGGCATCAGCTACGGTGGTCCCGAGCCGTTGTTCAAGGACTACAAGGGCTTCCAGAACGTCATGATCGAAATGGTCCAGTCGGTGGTGACGGGCAAGGCCGAGCCGGCGGACGCCCTGAAGAAGGCGGCTGGCGATCTTGAGCAGTATAAATAAGCCTGCAAATCGCCGGGCCGCGCGCAGCGCGCGGCCCTTTGAGCCCCGCCCGCCTTATGGCGGCGCCGCGCGGAGACAGAGTTTGGGAAAGCTGCATCTTAATCAGGTCAAGAAATTCTACGGCCACTTTGAAGTCATCAAAGGTGTCGAGCTTGATGTGACGGACGGCGAGTTCGTCGTTTTCGTCGGTCCCTCCGGTTGCGGCAAGTCGACCCTGCTTCGGATGATCGCCGGCCTGGACGGCGTCACCAGCGGCGACATCATCATCGATGGCGTGCGCGTCAACGACCTGCCGCCGGTCAAGCGCGGCATTGCCATGGTGTTCCAGTCCTACGCCCTTTATCCGCATATGACGGTGTTCGAGAACATCGCCTTTCCCCTGCGCGTCGAGAAGATGGCGGAAGACAAGCTCAAGGCCAGGGTGGAGCACGCCGCCCGCATATTGCATCTCGATCAGCGCCTGCAGCAAAAGCCGGGCATGCTGTCGGGCGGCCAGCGCCAGCGCGTCGCCATTGGCCGGGCGATCGTCCGCGAGCCGAAGATCTTTTTGTTCGACGAGCCGCTGTCGAACCTCGACGCCGCCCTGCGTGCCGACATGCGCATCGAGCTTGCCAAGCTGCACCGTCAATTGCAGGCAACGATGATCTATGTGACCCACGATCAGGTCGAAGCCATGACCATGGCCGACCGGATCGTTGTCCTCAACGCCGGCGAGATCGCGCAGACCGGCGAGCCGCTGGAACTCTATCATAAGCCGGCAAATAAATTCGTCGCCAGCTTCATCGGCAATCCCAAAATGAATTTCCTCCCCGTGACCTGCAAGGGCGTCACCGAGGCGGGCGTCGAGGTGGAGTACAAGAGGCAAACGGCGCTGCTGCCGGTGACGCCGCGCGACGGTGTGGTCGGTAAGGAGCTGACGCTCGGCGTCCGGCCGGAGCATGTGCAGCTCGGTGGCGGCGATTTATCCCTGACGGTCATGCCGACCGTAATCGAGCGGCTGGGTGCGCAGACGGTCGCCTATGCGGCGCAGGAACGCTACAGCGGCGAAAACTTTTGCGCCACGCTGCCGGGGAGCATCGCCATCCGTACGGATATGCCGCTGGTCACCGGCATCCGCCTAGCCGATTGCCATCTATTCGATGAGAACGGCATAGCTTTCGAGCGCAAGGTCGAGTTGACGGATATCGACATGGAGCTGCTGGGCACGCCGTCTTCGTGAAAGCCCTTTAGGGCCGCCTCGTCCTTCGAGGCCCCGCCACGTCCGCTGGCGCTCCCGTGTCAGAGCTCCTCAGGATGAGGCGGAGCGTCCACCGCGCATCGACGCGCTTGTTTAGCCGAGGCGCAGAAGGTGAGCCCTCATGGTGAGGTGGCGCGCAGCGCCCTCGAACCACGAGGGCGGGTGTTTGGCACGATCGGCGGCGCCCTACCAGACCAACCCGCGTGCCGCGACATCCTCGACGCGGGTCACGATGCCGCCGCGGTGAAACACCATGCGGTCGTACAGGTTGGAGACGACGCAGGTATGGTTGGGGATGATGCGGATCTTCTCGCCAATCACCGGGCGAGACCCGCTGCATTTCGAAAGATCGATCACCCCATGCTCTTCCGAGAGATTCGTGATGACCGCTTGCGGGTAGCCGACCACGGCGCCGTAGTCCGAAAAGCCCAGGAGATCGGAGGTCAGCGCCTTGGAACCGGCGTCGATGACAGCGCGGTTCGGCGTCGGGCGCGAGACGATGGTGGCGAGGATATGCATGGCGCAATCCTCCTCGTCGCAATGACCTGCGCGCACCATCGAGCGATCATTGTAGATGTAGGTGCCGGCACGGTGCTCCGTGGCCGCCGTCACCAGATGCGCCTCATAGAGGCTTGGCGTGCCGCCGCTGCTGACGATGGGGCATTCGATGCCGTCGCGCTTCAGGAGCGAGATCGTCTCGGCCAGAAAGGCCTGTATGGCCGCAGCACTGTTCGGCTTCGGATAGGTCATTAGGCCGCCAAAGATTAGGCCGGGCTTGCCGGCGATGTGTCTGGCCAGAACCGCAGCCTCTTCAGGCGACTGCACGCCGCAGCGTCCGCCGCCGGTATCGCATTCCACAAGTACCGCTAGTGGCTTCCACGTCGCGAAATGCGCGGACAGTCCGTCGACCATAACCATGCTGTCGGCGACGACTTTCAGCCCGGCGATACGATCGTTCAGCGTGGAGAGGCGGACGAGCTTTTCAGGCCCGATGATGTTGAAGGTGACAAGGATATCCTCGAAGCCGGCGTCGGCGAACACTTCGGCCTCGGTGATCTTCTGGCAGTTAACCCCCTTTGCGCCCGCCTTCACCTGGGCGCTCGCAAGCGCAGGAATCTTATGGGTCTTGATATGCGGCCGAAAGTTCAGCCCATGCGCGTCCATATAGGACTGCACGCGAGCGATATTCGCCGCCATGCGATCCTCGTCGATGATCGGCCGCGGCGTCGAGAGATCGTCAATGCGATCGCCTGGCCTGGGGCTGATCTCGGAGGCGATGTGATGCGCCATATCAGGCAGCTCCTTCTTTTGCCGCATGCGGGTCGGCAACCATCGGCCAGATATCCCTGGGCGCGCGGCGATAGGGCGTGCGCGCCGGATTGTTCGGATAGGGCGTTCCGGCCGAGCAGTAAAGGATTTCCGACGCGATCTTGGAGAAGGAGGCGTAGAAGTGGTTGGTCGACTTGATCACCAGGATTTTCTTGCGCGCGGGATCAATGCCCATCACCGAGAAAAGGCTGGGATCGAAGCTTTGGGCGCGCGTCGAATTGAGAATGATGTCGATACCGTTAAGCTCGATATGCGCCGCATCGCCGAAGGGCGCCAGGCTTTCGCCGAAACGCATTTCGGCATTGGCAACGAGCCGCACGACCTTGACGATGCCGTCGATCGGATTGCCGGTGCCAGGCGCCGATTTCGCGCCGAAGCGCAGCGGAATTTCCGCGCCTTCGCCGGCCGCCATACAGATTTGCACTGCCATCGGATCCCAGATCGTGCCGATTGCCGTGTCGCGGGCGCCCCGGGCCAGCAATTCTTCCAGGATGACAGTCGCATCGCCCGCCGTGCCGCCGCCGGGATTGTCCCAGACATCGGCAATGACGACCGGACCTGAATGTGCGGCCATGGCTTCGGCCACCGCCTGCTTTTCATCGATCTGCGGCATCATTAAGGTGCCGCGCTTGGAAAAGAGCTCCAAGCCCAGGTCGCGAGCGAGGGCCTCCCCCTTAGCCGGCTTATCATTGCTGACGACAAGCAGCTTCGTGCCCATTTCCGGCACGTCGCCGGCCATGAAGCCGTGGATCACCGAAATGGACAGGATATCGGCATCATCTTTCTCGATCGTTATGATCTTGTCGACGAAGGAGCGCATAGGCTCGCGCGAGGTCGGGTAGACGTCGATCATCCGGCAATCGAAGACCGACATGACCGGTTTGACGCGGCCCTCCAACGTATCGACGGCGATGCGCCAGAGGTCTTCGGCGCGATCGACGAAATCCGTATGCGGGAACTCTTTGAAGTAGACGAAGAAATTTGTCGCTGCGAGCCGCTTTTTCGTCAAATGGCTGTGCGGATCGAGTTCGGCGCAGACAAGAATGTCCGGCCCAACGATCTCACGGACCCGAGTGAGAAAATCGCCTTCTGGGTCCTCGTAGCCGGCGGCAACCATCGCGCCGTGCAAGCCGAGCACGACGGCGTCGACCGGCATGGCGGCGCGAAGCTGGTCGAGAATTTCGTCACGCAGTCCTTCATAAGCCGTCCGGTTCACCAAGCCGGCCGGGTCGGCCCAGGCGGCCGTGCCCTCGATCAGCTCCCAGCCTTTTTCCGCAGCCACTTGCCGGCCGACCGTGATCGGCGCCGAACAGAGCGTCGGCGTCTCCGGATGTTCGCCTGGCGGCGCATAGAGGGAAGCCTCGAAGGCGCGCCGATCGACGCAGATCGGGGAGAATGTGTTCGTCTCGGTCGCGAGCACCGCGGTGAAAATGCGCAACGCCGTCGCCTCTATTCCATGGGGTTCGGCAGGTAACCGGTAAAGCCGGAAATCTTCCAGCGGCCTTCATGCAGTCGGCAATAATAAAGTGTCTGCCATTTCAGCACATCAATCCCGCCGTCTTTCTTCTTCAGGCTGCCGTCGAATTTCTTGCGCACCAGCGCCATCCCGCCTTCGATCTCGATGTCTTCCAGCGTGGTCGTCGTAAAGATTGCGGTGCGCGGGTCCTCTGCAAAGGATTGCCCGGCGAAATCGCGCGCTTGCCGCAACCATTCGTCGCGGTAGGCGCTGAGCGTCGGGAAGGCGAGGCGCCATTTGTCGGGACTGACTTCGCGGCGGCCATCGATTCCGATAAAGCCGTCTTCGACGAAATCGTCCGCAACCAGCGACCAGTCGGCTGCGAGAAAGGCGTCGATGTCGCGCGGCACCAGCATCTCCCAGATCGCGTGCCGGGCAGTGTCGTCGGCGGAGAATGGATTTTTAAAAGGATCGCGCATTGTCTCCGCCAATATTGAAATTCTTTTCATAAACTGCGATTTTCACTGGTCAAATTCTGCTTTCTATGGTCATTTGTCAACGCGTTAAGAAAATAATTTGCAGGATTGAAAATGACTATCAAGCGTTATGGCGCTGTCCAGACGGGCGCGGGCGGCAAGCCGCTGCCCTTTGCGCGTGCTGTCGAAGCCAATGGCTGGCTCCATGTTTCCGGCCAGGTCGCCATGGAAGACGGCGAGATCATCGACGGCGGTATTGTCGCGCAGACGCATAAGGCGATCGGCAATCTCATCGATATTCTCCATGAGGCCGGCTACGGCGTCGAGCATGTCGTCCGCGTCGGCGTCTGGCTTGATGATTCCCGCGATTTCTGGAGCTTCAACAAGATCTATCAGGACTACTTCGGCGCGCATCCGCCGGCACGCGCCTGCGTGCAGTCGTCGATGATGGTGGATTGCAAGGTGGAGATCGATTGCATCGCGTATAAGACGCCTGAGGCTTAGATGCTCTAAGGCGCGGCAGGATCTTCGGGGTTAAGGGGGAAGTCCGTGGATATTTTCACGACCATGCAGGAGGAGAGGGGGCGGCTGTCGCAGTCGGAGAACCGCATTGTCGACATTGTCCTCAACGACTTCGAATTCGCGGTCAATGCCTCGATCATCGAGCTTGCCGGCAAGGCCGATGTTTCGCCGCCGACCGTGACCCGCTTCTGCCGCCGTCTCGGCTGCGAGAGCTTCTCCGATTTCAAGGTGCAGCTTGCCCGCACCGCCTATGTCGGCATGCGCTATATCAAGCCGGAGCCGAAGAGCATCGAGCCGGCGGATGTTGCCCAGGACATCATCACCAAGGCGCAGAATGCGCTCTTTCTGCTGCATAAAGGCCTGGATATACCAGCGATCGAGCAGGCGTCGAACAAGCTTGCCGGCGCGGAGATGATCTACGCCTTCGGCTCCGGCGGCAATTCCTCGATGATCGCCAGCGAGCTGCAGAACAGGCTTTTCCGCCTCGGCCTGCGCGTCACCGCCAGTTCCGATCACAGCATGCAGTTGATGATGGCCGCTGCCGCCAAGCCGGCGGATGTGCTGATCGGCTCGTCGCTGTCAGGCCGCAATGCCGAGCTGGTGCGGGCCTTCATGCTGGCCCGCGAGGCCAAGGTGCCGACCATCGCGTTGACACAGAGCCACAGTCCGGTGGCGCTTGCCGCCGACATCACCGTGCCGGTCGATTTGCCTGAGGGCAACAATATCTATCGCCCGACATCGACGCGCATCGCCTATCTCGCGGTGGTGGATATCCTTGCAAGCCTCGTCGCCTACCGCATCCGGCCGCAAGCGACGGTGACGCTGCGCCGCATCAAGCAGCAGCTCGTGACCCATCGCGACGGGGACGACCGCCAGCTTCTTGGGGACTAAACAACTAGGATTTATCAGGGGGCAGAGGCATGACTCGATCCGTCGCCATCGTCACCGGAGCTGCCGGCGATATCGGCCGCGCCATAGCCCGGAGGCTCGCGGATGATCACGATACGGTGCTGCTCGTCGATATCGACGCCGCGGCCGTCCGAAAGGCTGCGGAAGAACTGGGGCCGGCGGAACGCTTCGCCGCCCTGAAAACCGACGTTACCAGTGAGGTCGATACCGCTGAGATGGCAAGGGTCGCGGCGGGATTGGGCGTGGTCAAGACCTTGGTCAACAATGCGGGTGCGGCCCGCGCCGTCAGCCTGCACGACACGACACCGGCTATTTGGCGCGCCGACAATGCCCTCAATCTCGAAGCCGCTTTCCTGTGTTTCCGCGCCGTCGAGGATATGCTGAAGACATCGAACGGATCGTTGATCAACATTGCCTCGGTCAACGGCATGGCCGTCTTCGGCCACCCCGCCTATAGCGCCGCCAAGGCCGGGCTCTTGCATTTCACCCGGCTTGTCGCAGTCGAATACGGCAAGTTCGGCATCCGCGCCAATGCGGTCGCGCCGGGCACGGTGCGCACGCAGGCCTGGGAGGCGCGCGCGAACGCCAACCCCAACGTCTTCGAAGAAGCCCGTCGCTGGTATCCGCTGCAGCGCGTCGTCGATCCCGCCGATGTCGCCAATGCCGTCGCCTTTCTTGCCGGCCCGCTGGCCGCCGCCATCACCGGCGTCTGCCTGCCGGTCGATTGCGGCCTGACAGCGGGACAGGCCGAGCTCGCCCACACATTTTCACAGTCCGATCATTATTGAACGCTCGTCGTTAAGGAGAGAATAGATATGCAGCCGGCTTCCTATCATCTCGAAAACACCTGGTCTCCCGAGGGCGGACCGAATGGCCGCCTGACGTTTACGCTGGTCAATCTGTCGGATGCGCCGCTGACCGATTTCCGGCTGGTCTATACCTCCTTGACGCGCGTCATCGATCCCAAGGCCTGCGACAACGCCGTCTTCCTGCGCCGCAACGCCAATTTTCATGAATTTGCCCCGCCTGCCGGTCTCTCCCTTGCCACGGGCGAAAGCTGGAGCTTCAGCGTCAGCGGTCTGAACCGCACGGCAAAACATTGTACCGATGGCGCCAAGTCCGCCTATCTGACGCTGTCGGACGGCAGCCACGTTCCGGTATCCGTTACTGACCTGTTGCTAGAAGGTCGCCTCAGCGCGCCGCCGCCGGTGCTGCTGCCGGAAGGCAAGCTCGATCTGCCCTTCGCCATCCAGCCCTGGCCGGCGGCAATCGATGCCAAGCCGGGCGAGGGCTTTCCCGTCGCGCTCTATCCCGTCAAGGGAACCGATGCCGAAAGCCTGAAGGCCGTTGCGACGGCGCTGGCGCTCTTCCAGCGCCTCTTTTCGGCCAATCATGCGCCGTTCAGCCTCATTACCGCGCCGCAGGGGAGACGCCTGCGCTTCGTCGAGCGGCCGGCTCTCGCCAAGGAAGCCTATGAGCTGACTTTCTCGGCCGACGAGATCACGCTTGCCTATGCCGCCGACGCCGGCCGCCTTTATGGCTTGACGACCTTGGCGCAGCTTCTGGACGGCGCGCGGCGCGAGCCCGGCAAATTCCGCTTTCCGATCGCCGGCACGATCTCCGACCAGCCGCGCTACGGCTGGCGCGGTTGCCATCTCGATGTCTCCCGGCAATTCCATCCCAAGGAGAACGTGAAGCGGCTGATCGATATCCTCGCCTGGCTGAAGCTCAACATCTTCCATTGGCATTTGACCGACGACGAGGCTTGGCGGCTGGAGATCAAGGCCTATCCGCAACTCACCTCGACCGGCGTGCTGCGCGGCCCGGACGAGCCATTGCTGCCGCAGCTCGGCAATGGCGCCTATCCGGTCGACGGCTTCTATTCGCATGATGATGTCAGGGAGATCGTCGCCCATGCCCTGGCGCTCGGCGTCGAGGTCGTGCCCGAAATCGATATTCCCGGCCACAGCACCGCCGCCCTCGTCGCCCTGCCGGATCTGGCGGACGGCCAGGAGGCGCCGGAGAGCTATCATTCCGTCCAGGGCTATCCCAACAATGCCCTCAACCCGGCGGTCGAGCCGACCTATGATTTCCTCGGGAAAGTGTTCGACGAAATGGTCGAGCTGTTCCCGTCCGAATATATCCATATCGGCGGCGACGAAGTGGCCGATGGCTCCTGGCTTGCCTCGCCGCTCGCCCGCAAGCTGATGGAGCGCGAAGGCATATCCGGCACCTTCGCGCTGCAATCCTACTTCCTGAAGCGGGTGAAGACGATGCTGACGGCGCGCGGCCGCAAGCTTGCCGGCTGGAACGAAGTCGCCCATGGCGGCGGCGTCGGCACGGAGGGCACGTTGCTGATGGCCTGGGAGAAGCCGGAGGTCGGCATCGAGCTTGCGCGCGAAGGCTACGATGTGGTGATGACGCCCGGACAGGCCTATTACCTCGATATGGTGCAGGCGGAAGCCTGGCAGGAGCCGGGTGCGAGCTGGGCCGGCACGGTACCGCCGGCGCATACTTACGCCTATGAGGCGGAAGGGGAATTCCCTGAGGAACTAAAGGATCGGATGAAGGGCGTGCAGGCCTGCATCTGGCTCGAAAATTTCCTCTCCCGCGCCTATTTCAACCGCCTCGTCTTCCCCAGACTGCCGGCCATCGCCGAAGCTGCCTGGACGCCGAAGGCAGGCAAGAATTGGGAACGGTTCGCCGCGATCGTGCGGCTCAGTCCGGCTCTATAGGCGGGGATGTCCAGGGTCGTGATTGCCGCAGCCGTGATTGGCTGCATTGCCGGCAACGCATGGCAATGTCACGAAAGCGATAGAGTAGATGCAGAATAATGGGTTTCCTTTCGATAGCGACGTCTGTCACATAGAAGAGGAATCCCCATGAAAAAGATCATTCTGCTCACGGCATTGACGCTGTCCGCCTCAAGCGCAATGGCAATGTCCCGCTATGACTCCCACAACATGACCTGCTCGGCTCTTCACGACAAGATTGCCGAAGAAGGCGAAATCGTCCTGCGATACCCCTCGCACGGCGTCAACAATCTGATGATGTATGATCGATACGTGTCAAACTCCGCCGCCTGCGTAAACCGCGGCGTCATGTCGAGTGCGACAGTACCGACGTCGGACAATCCAAGCTGCAAGGTCCAGCGCTGTGTCTCGACGACCGGCAAGGGGCATAATCGTAAGTGAATGCGGTGCGAGCCGAGCTATGCGTTGTCGGATTTAAACTGAGACATTGCAGAGAAGGAATCTCGGATGCCTTGTTCCTTGCTGCCAGTGTCAGCACGACCCTTTGCTGACCTAAGGGGGCTATGCTTATAAGCTTTTTTGACGATGGATTCGGAGCCGGGTGATCAAGATCCACCCCGGACTCAACTTATCCTTAATCGATTCTCAATTATCAACTACAGTGGTAGTTAGGAGAATCATCCTATGGCAGAAACATCGATTGAGTGGACAGATACAACATGGAATCCCGTGGCCGGCTGCACAATTCTTACGGCTGGCTGCACAAATTGCTATGCAATGAGAATGGCGGCGCGCCTAGAGGCGATGGGACAGGAAAAGTACTCTGGGCTAACGCGAAAGAGCGGCGGCCGTGCAAAATGGACCGGTAAGGTTACACTTGATTGGAAAGCACTCGCTGTTCCAGCGACGTGGTCAAAACCTCGCCTCGTTTTCGTCAACTCGATGTCAGACCTCTTCCATACTGACGTGCCGCGTGAGTTCATAGCGGCCGTTTGGGATGTCATGGAAGCCACCCCGCGACACACGTATCAGATATTGACAAAGCGACCAGACAGGATGCGCGACATTCTGAGCGCGTCGGAGTTTAGAGTTCTTCCGAATGTTTGGCTCGGTGCGAGTGTCGAAGATAATCGCGTAATCGGTCGCATTGACGACCTTCGGCACGTGCCCGCCGCAGTGCGCTTCATATCGTTTGAACCGCTAATAGGCTCAGTGGCCGGGGCGAATCTCTCTGACATTCACTGGGCTATCGTTGGCGGCGAGTCCGGGCCACAATCGCGCTTTATGGATCCTCTTTGGGTCGATGAGATCGAAGCGATGTCCAGGCGCTTTGGTGCGGCCTTCTTCTTTAAACAGTGGGGTGGTCGCAACAAGAAGGCCGCGGGGCGAGAGCTCAACGGCCGGACTTACGACGAGATGCCGATTTCGGCCCAAAGTTCTTATTGACGTAGCTGACAAACTTCTCCGCGAG is part of the Rhizobium sp. CB3090 genome and harbors:
- a CDS encoding DUF5131 family protein codes for the protein MAETSIEWTDTTWNPVAGCTILTAGCTNCYAMRMAARLEAMGQEKYSGLTRKSGGRAKWTGKVTLDWKALAVPATWSKPRLVFVNSMSDLFHTDVPREFIAAVWDVMEATPRHTYQILTKRPDRMRDILSASEFRVLPNVWLGASVEDNRVIGRIDDLRHVPAAVRFISFEPLIGSVAGANLSDIHWAIVGGESGPQSRFMDPLWVDEIEAMSRRFGAAFFFKQWGGRNKKAAGRELNGRTYDEMPISAQSSY
- a CDS encoding beta-N-acetylhexosaminidase: MQPASYHLENTWSPEGGPNGRLTFTLVNLSDAPLTDFRLVYTSLTRVIDPKACDNAVFLRRNANFHEFAPPAGLSLATGESWSFSVSGLNRTAKHCTDGAKSAYLTLSDGSHVPVSVTDLLLEGRLSAPPPVLLPEGKLDLPFAIQPWPAAIDAKPGEGFPVALYPVKGTDAESLKAVATALALFQRLFSANHAPFSLITAPQGRRLRFVERPALAKEAYELTFSADEITLAYAADAGRLYGLTTLAQLLDGARREPGKFRFPIAGTISDQPRYGWRGCHLDVSRQFHPKENVKRLIDILAWLKLNIFHWHLTDDEAWRLEIKAYPQLTSTGVLRGPDEPLLPQLGNGAYPVDGFYSHDDVREIVAHALALGVEVVPEIDIPGHSTAALVALPDLADGQEAPESYHSVQGYPNNALNPAVEPTYDFLGKVFDEMVELFPSEYIHIGGDEVADGSWLASPLARKLMEREGISGTFALQSYFLKRVKTMLTARGRKLAGWNEVAHGGGVGTEGTLLMAWEKPEVGIELAREGYDVVMTPGQAYYLDMVQAEAWQEPGASWAGTVPPAHTYAYEAEGEFPEELKDRMKGVQACIWLENFLSRAYFNRLVFPRLPAIAEAAWTPKAGKNWERFAAIVRLSPAL